The Kluyvera intermedia genome includes the window GTCGGTTTCATTTTTAATGCCGTTTGAAACCAGATCGAACTTATCCGCATTTTGCTTTTGGTAATCTTTTGCGCCATTTTCCATGGTCAGGAAAAACTCATTGGCCAGTGATTTCATCACCAATGCAATTTTAGGTTTATGCGGTGCCGCATCAGCAGAATAGGCAGGGCTGATGATTGCAGCAGAGAGTGTCATGGCTGAAGCCGCACCAAGGAAATAAGAAAAAACTTTTTTATTCATGATGTTATCCATTTTCAGAGGTAGGGTAAGACGCTATACCCGATGCAGTATAGTCAAGCAAAATGGAGGTCAGAGTGAGGCACTGCACAATATCCCGGCATGGTGGCTGGGCGCGCAGAAATAAGAGAGGAAGGGAAAAAACAATAAAAAAGGCCAGTCATAAAGACTGGCCTTTTAACTTATCGTACTAACGTAGACGATTAGTCTTTGTCAGAACCACCCAGACCTGCGTTCAGCAGTTCTGCCAGGCTTGCAGATGCATCTTCCGCAGTTACCTGCGGTGCTGCTGGCTGTTCGCCTGCAGCGCGACGGCGCATACGATCCTGGTGATACGCATAACCGGTACCCGCTGGAATCAGACGACCCACGATAACGTTCTCTTTCAGGCCACGCAGTTCGTCACGTTTACCCGCAACGGCTGCTTCGGTCAGGACACGTGTGGTCTCCTGGAACGATGCGGCAGAGATGAACGACTCGGTTGCCAGAGACGCTTTGGTGATACCCAGCAGGTCGCGTGCATAAGTTGCAGCCACTTTGCCATTCGCTTCCAGATCGCGGTTAGCAATCTTAACGCGAGAGTATTCAACCTGTTCGCCTTCCAGGAAGTCGGAGCTACCAGCAGTATCGATGGTTGCTTTACGCAGCATCTGACGAACGATAACTTCAATGTGTTTATCGTTAATCTTAACGCCTTGCAGACGGTAAACGTCCTGTACTTCGTTGGTGATGTAACGCGTTACCGCGTGTACGCCACGAAGACGCAGGATGTCGTGCGGTGCTTCTGGACCATCGGAAACCACGTCACCACGTTCTACACGTTCGCCTTCGAACACGTTGAGCTGACGCCATTTTGGAATCATCTCTTCGTATGGATCGCTACCGTCTAACGGAGTGATAACCAGGCGACGTTTGCCTTTGGTTTCTTTACCGAAGGAAATGATACCGGTAATTTCCGCAAGGATAGCTGGCTCTTTCGGACGACGTGCTTCGAACAGATCCGCAACGCGTGGCAGACCACCGGTGATATCCTTGGTACCGCTGGATTCCTGAGGAATACGCGCAAGAGCATCACCCGCACTGATCTGGATGCCATCTTCCAACTGAACAATCGCTTTACCCGGCAGGAAGTACTGCGCAGGCATATCGGTGCCAGGGATCAGAACATCGTTACCGTTAGCATCAACGATTTTCAGGGCTGGACGCAGGTCTTTACCACCCGCCGTACGCTCTGCAGAATCCAGAACAACCAGCGATGACAGACCGGTCAGCTCGTCGGTCTGACGAGTAATGGTCTGGCCGTCGATCATGTCAGTGAAGCGCAAGAAGCCGCTGACTTCAGTGATAACTGGCATGGTGTGCGGATCCCAGTTTGCTACGGTCTCGCCGCCAGCAACCTGCTCACCATCACCTTTGCCCATCACGGAACCGTAAGGCACTTTGTAGCTTTCTTTGGTACGACCGAATTCGTCGATCAATTTCAGCTCGGTGTTACGAGAAGTGATCACCAGTTTACCGCTGGAGTTCACAACCGACTTCGCGTTGCTGAGCTTGATGCTACCTTTGTTTTTCACCTGGATGCTAGATTCAGCAGCCGCACGAGATGCCGCACCACCGATGTGGAACGTACGCATCGTCAGCTGTGTACCCGGTTCACCGATGGACTGTGCCGCGATAACGCCGATAGCCTCACCTTTGTTGATGATGTGACCACGCGCCAGGTCACGACCGTAGCAGTGCGCACATACACCAAAGTCGGTGTCACAGGATACAACGGAACGCACTTTGACGGAGTCAACGGAGTTCTCTTCCAGCAGGTCACACCACTGTTCGTGCAGCAGCGTGTTGCGTGGAACCAGAATATCCGCCGTACCCGGCTTCAGAACGTCTTCAGCAGTCACACGACCCAATACGCGATCGCGCAGTGGCTCTTTAACATCACCACCCTCGATAACCGGGGTCATGGTGATGCCTTCCAGCGTGCCACAGTCATCTTCAGTAACAACCAGATCCTGAGCAACGTCAACCAGACGACGTGTCAGATAACCGGAGTTAGCTGTTTTCAGTGCGGTATCCGCCAGACCTTTACGAGCACCGTGAGTAGAGATGAAGTACTGGAGTACGTTCAGACCTTCACGGAAGTTCGCGGTGATTGGCGTTTCGATGATGGAACCATCTGGCTTAGCCATCAGACCACGCATACCGGCCAGCTGACGAATCTGTGCTGCAGAACCACGCGCACCGGAGTCGGCCATCATGTAGATGCTGTTGAAGGAAACCTGCTGCTCTTCGACGCCGTCACGGTTAATAACGGTTTCGGTTTGCAGGTTGTCCATCATCGCTTTGGATACACGATCGTTCGCCGCAGCCCAGATATCGATAACTTTGTTATAACGTTCGCCAGCGGTAACCAGACCAGATTGGAACTGCTCCTGGATCTCAGCAACTTCAGCTTCCGCTTCGCTGATGATTTCGTATTTCTTCTCTGGGATAACCATGTCGTCGATACCAACAGATGCGCCTGAGCGCGCTGCATAGGCAAAGCCGGTGTACATGGTCTGGTCAGCGAAGATTACGGTCGGCTTCAGGCCCAGAATGCGGTAACAGGTGTTCAGCATTTTGGAGATAGCTTTCTTGCCCAGCGCCTGGTTGACGATGGAGAAAGGCAGACCTTTCGGTACGATCATCCACAAAATAGCACGGCCAACGGTCGTGTCTTTAATGCTGGTGGTCGCGACGAATTCGCCGTTTTCATCTTTTTCGTATTCGGTGATACGCACTTTAACGCGCGCATGCAGAGAGGCCAGACCTGCGCGATAGATACGCTCAGCTTCTTTAGGGCCAGTCAGCACCATGCCTTCGCCTTTGGCGTTAACACAGTCACGGGTCATGTAGTACAGACCCAATACAACGTCCTGAGAAGGAACGATGATTGGCTCGCCGTTCGCAGGTGACAGGATGTTGTTGGTAGACATCATCAGCGCACGCGCTTCCAACTGGGCTTCCAGCGTCAGCGGTACGTGAACTGCCATCTGGTCACCATCGAAGTCGGCGTTATAAGCCGCACAGACCAGCGGGTGCAGCTGGATGGCTTTACCTTCGATCAGTACTGGCTCAAACGCCTGGATGCCCAGACGGTGCAGTGTTGGAGCACGGTTCAGCATCACTGGGTGTTCGCGGATAACTTCATCCAGGATATCCCAAACGACAGCTTCTTCACGCTCAACCATTTTCTTAGCGGCTTTGATGGTGGTGGCCAGGCCACGCAGCTCCAGCTTGCCGTAGATGAATGGTTTGAACAGTTCCAGTGCCATTTTCTTCGGCAGACCGCACTGATGCAGACGCAGGTATGGACCTACGGTGATTACAGAACGACCGGAGTAGTCAACACGCTTACCGAGCAAGTTCTGACGGAAACGACCCTGCTTACCTTTGATCATATCGGCCAAAGATTTCAGAGGACGCTTGTTAGAACCGGTGATCGCACGACCGCGACGGCCGTTATCCAGCAGGGCATCGACCGCTTCCTGCAGCATACGTTTTTCGTTACGTACGATGATGTCAGGCGCAGCCAGATCCAGCAGGCGTTTCAGACGGTTGTTACGGTTGATAACGCGACGATACAGATCGTTCAGATCTGATGTTGCGAAACGACCACCATCCAGCGGAACCAGCGGACGCAGATCTGGCGGCAGAACCGGCAGAACGGTCAGGATCATCCACTCTGGCTTGTTGCCAGACTGTACGAACGCTTCCAGCAGTTTGATACGCTTGGTCAGCTTTTTACGCTTGGTTTCGGAGTTGGTTTCGTTCAGCTCTTCGCGCAGAGTTTCACACTCTTGCTCCAGATCCATGCTTTTCAGCAGGGCCTGGATAGCTTCCGCACCCATCTTCGCATCGAATTCGTCACCGAACTCTTCCAGCGCGTCCAGATACTGCTCTTCAGTCAGAATCTGTTGACGTTCCAGGTTGGTCATACCGCCTTCGATAACAACATATGATTCGAAGTACAGTACGCGTTCGATATCACGCAGTGGCATATCGAGCAGCAGACCGATACGGGACGGCAGCGATTTCAGGAACCAGATGTGCGCAGTTGGACATGCCAGCTCGATGTGGCCCATGCGTTCACGACGCACTTTAGTCTGGGTCACTTCAACGCCGCACTTCTCACAGATCACACCACGGTGTTTCAGGCGCTTGTACTTACCGCACAGGCACTCGTAATCTTTTACTGGCCCAAAGATACGGGCGCAGAAAAGGCCGTCACGCTCAGGCTTGAACGTACGGTAGTTAATGGTTTCCGGCTTTTTAACTTCACCGAAAGACCATGAACGGATCATGTCTGGCGATGCCAGAGCAATTTTGATCGCATCAAACTCTTCGGTTTTAGTCTGCGCTTTCAGAAACTTTAATAAATCTTTCACGGATTTGCTCCCGTCGGAGTTAGCACAATCTGGCGCCGGGTCTTACCCCGGCACCAGTGACCTGTTTGAGCGAGAGTTACTCGTCTTCCAGCTCGATGTTGATACCCAGCGAACGGATCTCTTTCAACAGTACGTTGAAGGATTCCGGCATGCCCGGTTCCATCTGATGGTTACCGTCTACGATGTTTTTATACATCTTAGTACGGCCATTCACGTCATCAGACTTAACGGTGAGCATTTCCTGCAGGGTGTATGCCGCGCCATATGCTTCCAGCGCCCACACTTCCATCTCCCCGAAGCGCTGACCACCGAACTGAGCCTTACCACCCAGCGGCTGCTGAGTAACCAGGCTGTAAGAACCGGTAGAACGCGCATGCATCTTGTCATCAACCAAGTGGTTCAGTTTCAGCATGTACATGTAGCCGACGGTAACCTGGCGCTCGAACTGCTCACCGGTACGACCATCGAACAGAGTGATCTGACCGGAAGTCGGCAGGCCACCCAGCTGTAACAGTTCCTTGATTTCAGACTCTTTCGCACCGTCGAATACTGGCGTTGCGATCGGCATACCTTTTTTCAGGTTTTCAGCCAGACGCAGAACTTCATCATCGGTGAAGGTGTTCAGGTCAACTTTCTGGCGAACGTCGGTACCCAGATCGTACGCACGCTGGATGAATTCGCGCAGCTTGGCGACTTCTTCTTGCTGCTTAAGCATGGCGTTGATTTTCTCGCCGATACCTTTCGCAGCCATACCCAGGTGAGTTTCAAGGATCTGACCGATGTTCATACGCGATGGTACGCCCAGCGGGTTCAGTACGATATCTACCGGCGTACCGTTAGCATCGTGTGGCATATCTTCGATCGGGTTGATCTTAGAGATAACACCCTTGTTACCGTGACGACCTGCCATTTTGTCACCAGGCTGGATACGGCGTTTAACGGCCAGGTATACCTTAACAATCTTCAGCACGCCCGGTGCCAGATCGTCGCCTTGGGTGATTTTGCGGCGTTTCGCTTCGAGTTTTTTCTCAAACTCGTGCTTCAGTTCGTCGTACTGTTCAGCCAGCTGTTCCAGCTGATTCTGTTTCTCTTCGTCGTTCAGACCGAGTTCCAGCCAGCGATCGCGAGGCAGTTTGTCGAGCTTCTCAGCTTCAACACCACCGGCAACCAGCACCGCGTAGATACGGCTAAACAGGCCAGCTTCGAGGATCTGCAGTTCTTCAGACAGGTCTTTTTTGGCCTGCTTCAGCTGCATTTCTTCGATTTCCAGCGCACGTTTGTCTTTTTCTACGCCATCGCGAGTAAAGACCTGAACGTCGATAACAGTACCGGAAACACTGTTTGGTACGCGCAGAGAAGAGTCTTTAACGTCAGACGCTTTCTCGCCGAAGATGGCACGCAGTAGCTTCTCTTCTGGGGTCAGCTGGGTTTCACCTTTCGGCGTTACCTTACCTACCAGAATGTCGCCACCGGTGACTTCTGCACCAATGTAAACAATACCGGACTCATCCAGTTTGGAGAGCGCAGCTTCACCCACGTTCGGGATGTCAGCGGTGATCTCTTCTGGCCCCAGCTTGGTGTCACGGGACACACATGCCAGTTCCTGAATGTGGATGGTGGTGAAACGGTCTTCCTGAACAACACGCTCGGATACGAGGATGGAGTCTTCGAAGTTGTAACCGTTCCATGGCATGAATGCCACGCGCATGTTCTGACCGAGCGCCAGCTCACCGAGGTCGGTAGATGGACCATCTGCCAGCACGTCGCCGCGCTCGATTGGCTCACCCAGAGACACACATGGCATCTGGTTAATACAGGTGTTCTGGTTAGAACGGGTGTATTTGGTCAGGTTGTAGATGTCGATGCCCGCTTCGCCCGGATACATCTCGTCTTCGTTAACTTTGATAACGATACGGGATGCATCGACGTACTGTACGGTACCGCCACGCTTAGCCACTGCAGTAACACCGGAGTCGACGGCAACAGCACGTTCCATACCGGTACCAACCAGCGGCTTATCAGCACGCAGAGTTGGAACGGCCTGACGTTGCATGTTCGCACCCATCAATGCACGGTTGGCGTCATCGTGTTCAAGGAACGGGATCAGGGACGCACCGACGGATACCACCTGTTGGGTGGATACGTCCATGTAGTCAACCTGGTCGCGGCTGAACAAGCTGGATTCGCCTTTGCTACGGCACGTTACCAGGTCTTCTTCAAAGTGGCCTTCGTCATCCAGGTTGGAGTTCGCCTGAGCGATAACGTAGTTGCCTTCTTCGATAGCAGACAGGTAATGAATTTCGTCGGTAACAACACCGTCAGTCACTTTACGGTACGGAGTCTCGAGGAAGCCGTATTCGTTAGTCTGTGCGTACACGGACAGGGAGTTGATCAGACCGATGTTTGGACCTTCAGGCGTTTCGATTGGACATACGCGACCGTAGTGAGTCGGGTGTACGTCTCGAACTTCAAAGCCTGCACGTTCACGGGTCAAACCGCCCGGGCCGAGGGCAGAGATACGACGTTTGTGCGTGATCTCAGACAACGGGTTGTTCTGGTCCATAAACTGAGACAGCTGGCTGGAACCGAAGAACTCTTTCACTGCCGCAGAAATCGGCTTGGCGTTGATCATATCCTGAGGCATCAGGGTATCCAGATCGCCTAAAGACAGACGCTCTTTCACCGCACGCTCAACACGTACCAGGCCAACGCGGAATTGGTTTTCCGCCATTTCGCCTACGGAACGGATACGACGGTTGCCGAGGTGGTCGATATCATCCACTTCGCCTTTGCCGTTACGGATATCAATGAGCTTTTTCATCACTTCGATGATGTCTTCTTTGCTCAGGATACCGGAACCTTCGATCTCATCACGCAGCAGAGAACGGTTGAACTTCATACGACCTACCGCAGACAGATCATAGCGGTCTTCGGAGAAGAACAGGTTCTCGAACAGGTTTTCAGCAGCTTCACGAGTCGGCGGCTCACCAGGGCGCATCATGCGGTAGATTTCTACCAGCGCGCTCAGGCGATCGTTAGTTGGGTCGACGCGAATCGTTTCAGAGATGTACGCACCGTGGTCCAGATCGTTGGTGAACAGCGTTTCGATACGCTTGTGACCAGACTGGCTCAGCTTAGCCAGCAGATCCAGGCTCAGCTCCATGTTCGCTGCACAAATCAGCTCACCGGTGGATTCGTCAACGTAGTCTTTAGCCGCAACTTTACCCGCGATGTACTCAACCGGAACTTCGATATGTTTGATATCGTCTTTTTCCAGCTGGCGAATATGACGCGCAGTAATACGACGTGCTTTCTCTACGTAGATTTTGCCATTCGCTTCGATATCGAAGGACGCAGTTTCACCACGCAGGCGCTCTGGAATAAGTTCCATCTGCAGCTTGTTGTCACGAATTTCGAAGACAACTTTGTCAAAGAACAGGTCAAGGATCTGTTCAGTGGTGTACTGCAGCGCACGCAGAATGATGGTCGCAGGCAGTTTACGACGACGGTCGATACGGACAAACAGGTTGTCTTTCGGATCGAACTCGAAGTCCAGCCAGGAACCACGGTAAGGGATGATACGCGCGTTATACAGCACTTTACCCGAAGAGTGGGTTTTACCCTTATCGGAGTCAAAGAAGACGCCTGGGCTACGGTGCAGCTGAGAAACGATAACACGCTCAGTACCATTGATAACAAAGGTACCGTTGTCGGTCATGAGCGGAATTTCGCCCATGTACACTTCTTGTTCTTTGATGTCTTTTACAGTGCCTTCCGGCGCTTCACGCTCGTAGATCACCAGACGCAGTTTTACGCGCAGCGGTGCAGAATAAGTCACGCCACGAATCTGACATTCCTGAACGTCAAACACCGGTTCGCCCAAGCGGTAGCTGACGTATTGCAGCTCCGAATAACCGCTGTAGCTTTTAATCGGGAATACGGAACGGAAAGCTGCTTCCAGACCATACTGACCTTCAGGATCTTGCTCGATAAACTTCTGGAACGAGTCAAGCTGGATAGAAAGGAGATAAGGTATGTCCAGAACCTGCGGACGTTTACCAAAATCCTTACGAATACGTTTTTTCTCGGTATAGGAGTAAACCATAGGGTTCCTCAGCTCGCTGACAAGTCGACGCATCTGTCCATAGGCAGACAGTTTGTGCAACACTATTTTGTGGACCGGAAAATGGAACACTTTCCGCAATACTTGTTGCTATCACGCTTAAACCATTTCATTACGATTTACACAGAGCGAGCACCCTGTCGCAATATATTAAGTCGTCGATAGAAACAGGCATTGTCAGGACAGCCAGCAGTCAAACAGTGTGAAATGCTACTGGCGCCTTACAGCGCAAAATGGCTGGTGACTAAAAGTCACCAGCCATCGGCCTGATTTCTCAGGCTTCAACTAGAAAAGTTGGCTTATTTAACTTCAACTTCAGCGCCAGCTTCTTCCAGAGATTTTTTCAGTGCTTCAGCGTCATCTTTGCTCACGCCTTCTTTCAGTGCAGCTGGAGCAGATTCTACCAGGTCTTTAGCTTCTTTCAGACCCAGGCCAGTTGCGCCACGTACTGCTTTGATTACTGCAACTTTGTTCGCGCCAACAGCTTTCAGTACGACGTCGAATTCAGTTTTTTCTTCAGCAGCTTCAGCAGGGCCCGCAGCTACAGCTACAGCAGCAGCAGCAGAAACGCCGAATTTTTCTTCCATTGCAGAGATCAGTTCTACAACGTCCATTACGGACATAGCTGCAACTGCTTCAATGATTTGATCTTTAGTGATAGACATTTAAATTGTTCCTGAAAATCAGTATAAGTTTATACGTAAGCAAATACTTTACAAAGACAACTGCGATTAAGCAGCTTCTTTCGCATCGCGTACAGCAGCCAGAGTGCGAACCAGTTTGCCAGCCGAAGCTTCTTTCATGGTTGCCATCAGGCGTGCAATTGCTTCTTCGTAGGTCGGCAGGGTTGCCAGGCGATCGATTTGCGATGCCGGGATCAACTCACCTTCAAAGGCTGCGGCTTTGACCTCAAATTTTGCATTCGCTTTCGCGAAATCTTTGAACAGACGAGCAGCTGCGCCCGGGTGTTCCATAGAATATGCAATCAGGGTCGGACCAACAAACGTGTCTTTCAGGCACTCGAACTGAGTACCTTCAACGACGCGGCGCAGCAGGGTGTTACGAACAACACGCATGTATACGCCAGCTTCACGACCTGCTTTACGCAGTTCAGTCATTTTGTCTACAGTAACGCCACGGGAATCCGCAACTACTGCAGACAGCGCGCCTTTGGCTACTTCGCTGACTTCAGCAACAATCGCTTGTTTGTCTTGAAGATTTAAAGCCATTAGCTTTGCTCCTGGATGTTTGCCGGGACTCATGTCCCGGAACTCACTTCACTCTCCCAAACGGAAAGAGCGTCTAAATACGGTGAGCAGAAACAAGCCAGAGTATTAAAAATAATCTTAGCGTTCTGTCACCGTCTACGCAGGGCATTAAGCTTCTTTCGAAACACCTGCGGTCTTCGACGGAGGCCTGGATAGGCCAGGCTCCAACGAACAAATCTTGTCTATGTCTTCGTCCTTTGAACTGCTGCTGCGTTGGCTACTCTCGCTCACACCAGTCACATAGTTAACTATGCTCCTGGCGATTAACTCGCTTGCCGCCTTGCCGCAATTCAAATGACTCGCATAGCGTCTGTCTATTTCAACAGAATCGTGGGGGTAGAATTGTAGACAAATCCACCGCCCACGTAAAGGCGAATCTTAGTTCGCTACTGCAGTCAGGCCAGCCTGATCAACAGAGACACCTGCACCCATGGTGGTGGAGATGCTAACTTTCTTGATGTACACGCCTTTCGCCTGAGTTGGTTTTGCTTTTTTCAGCGCAACCAGCAGAGATTCCAGGTTTTCTTTCAGTTTGTCAGCGTCAAAGTCCACTTTACCGATGGTGGTGTGGATGATGCCGTTTTTGTCGTTACGATAACGAACCTGACCTGCTTTAGCGTTCTTAACCGCTTCAGCAACGTTAGGAGTTACAGTACCAACTTTAGGGTTTGGCATCAGACCACGTGGGCCCAGAACCTGACCCAACTGGCCAACAACGCGCATTGCATCCGGAGAAGCAATAACAACGTCGAAGTTCATTTCGCCTTTTTTGATCTGGTCAGCCAGATCTTCCATACCTACCAGCTCAGCGCCAGCAGCTTTAGCTGCTTCAGCGTTAGGGCCCTGGGCAAATACGGCAACGCGAACGGAACGGCCAGTACCGTGTGGCAGTACAGTTGCACCACGTACGTTCTGGTCAGATTTACGAGCGTCGATACCGAGGTTAACGGCAACGTCAACGCTTTCGTTGAATTTAGCAGTGGCCAGCTCTTTCAGCAGAGCAATGGCTTCATTGATGTCGTACTGCTTAGTAGCATCAACTTTGTCACGGATCACGCGCATACGCTTGGTCAGTTTAGCCATTTCTTAATCCTCCACTACCAGGCCCATGGAACGTGCAGTACCTTCGATTGAGCGAGTCATCGCTTCAATGTCGGCGCCAGTCATGTCGGCAGCTTTGGTCTGCGCGATTTCCAGTACCTGAGCACGGGAAACTTTACCTACTTTGTCTTTGTTCGGCTTACCGGAACCAGACTTAATACCAGCCGCTTTTTTCAGCAGAACTGCTGCTGGAGGCGTTTTGGTAATGAAGGTGAAAGAACGGTCAGCATAAACGGTGATAACAACCGGAATTGGCAGACCTTTCTCGATGGAATCAGTTTTTGCGTTGAACGCTTTACAGAATTCCATGATGTTCACGCCCTGCTGACCCAGTGCTGGACCAACCGGTGGACTTGGGTTCGCCATACCAGCTGCAACCTGCAGCTTGACGTAGGCTTGGACTTTCTTAGCCATTCTAAAATCCTCTAATTGGGTAATAGCGCCTCAAGGAGGCTCCCCGTGATATAAAAATTCGTTTTACAGGCCTGGGCCCATAAAAACAAAAGGCGCGAAATTGTATGTCAATTTCACGCCTCATGCAACGATTAAATCGATGCTTTTTTGATCGCCGTCTTACGCTTTCTCAACCTGAGCAAAGTCGAGTTCTACCGGGGTCGCACGACCAAAGATAGAAACAGACACGGTCAGGCGGGACTTCTCGTAATCAACGTCTTCAACAACACCGTTAAAGTCGGCAAACGGACCATCGCTAACGCGAACCATTTCACCAGGCTCAAACATTGTTTTAGGACGTGGCTTATCACCGACCTGCTGCAGACGGTTCATGATCGCATCAACTTCTTTGTCGCTGATAGGCGCAGGACGGTCAGACGTCCCACCGATAAAGCCCATCACGCGCGGAACGCTACGTACCAGGTGCCAGCTTGCGTCGTTCATCACCATCTGAACAAGTACGTAACCTGGGAAGAATTTACGCTCGCTTTTACGACGCTGGCCGCCACGAATTTCGACCACTTCTTCAGTCGGAACCATGACTTCGCCAAACAGCTCTTCCATGTTTTGTAATTTGATATGCTCGCGCAGCGACGTGGCTACACGGCCTTCAAAACCGGAAAACGCCTGAACGACGTACCAACGCTTTTTAGGTGCTTCAGACATCTTAGAACCTCAGGCCAGTGATAAAGGATACCAGGCGAACCAGAATACCATCCAGTCCCCACAGGATCAGTGACATTACCGCAGTGACCGCAGCAACGATCAGCGTAGTGTGCAGCGTTTCCTGGCGAGTCGGCCAAATAACCTTACGTACTTCTGTTCTCGCTTCACGAGCAAACGCAACGGTTGCTTTGCCTTTTGTCGTCAACAGCGCGACACCACCCGCTGCAGCAATAATAATTACTACGGCCAGCGCACGCAGCGGCAGCATCATGTCACGATAAAGGTAGTTACCTACGATTGCAGCAATCAGCAACACGGCAACGGCTACCCACTTCATCGTTTCCAGGCCACGCCCGCTCCCTTGAGCTTCGGTATTCGCACTCATAAACCAACCTGTCAGAAGAATTCTACAAACATTTCCACCCCGCGGGTGCGAGGCGATCCAAACCGAAATTGAGTTTCGGACTAAACGCCCTCTACAGAGCCTGTCTCAGCAATGATTATGGCAAAAAAAATCACTGATGAGCCAGGTTCTGGTTCGACAGCGTATAAAAAGGGCATCAAATGATGCCCTTTTATTGCGCATTGCGTCAAATGTTATCGGCAATTAGCTCATTACTTTGGCAACAACGCCCGCGCCAACGGTACGGCCGCCTTCACGGATTGCGAAACGCAGACCGTCATCCATCGCGATTGGGTGGATCAGGGTAACAACCATTTTGATGTTGTCGCCCGGCATTACCATCTCAACGCCTTCTGGCAGTTCGATGGTGCCAGTCACGTCAGTAGTACGGAAGTAGAACTGTGGACGGTAGCCTTTGAAGAACGGAGTATGACGGCCGCCTTCATCTTTGGACAGGATGTACACTTCAGATTCGAACTTGGTGTGTGGCTTGATAGAGCCCGGCTTAGCCAGAACCTGGCCACGCTGGATTTCTTCACGCTTGATACCACGCAGCAGAACACCGCAGTTCTCGCCTGCACGACCTTCGTCCAGCAGCTTACGGAACATTTCAACGCCGGTACAGGTAGACTTAGCAGTCTCTTTGATACCAACGATTTCAACTTCTTCACCAACTTTGATGATACCGCGCTCTACACGACCGGTAACAACGGTACCACGGCCAGAGATGGAGAATACGTCTTCGATAGGCAGCAGGAACGGCTTGTCAATCGCACGTTCTGGTTCTGGGATGTAAGAATCCAGGAAGCCAGCCAGTTCGATGATTTTCGCTTCCCACTCTGCATCGCCTTCCAGCGCTTTCAGAGCTGAACCACGGATGATTGGGGTATCATCACCTGGGAAATCGTACTGAGACAGAAGTTCACGAACTTCCATTTCTACCAGTTCCAGCAGCTCTTCGTCATCAACCATGTCACATTTGTTCAGGAACACGATGATGTAAGGAACGCCTACCTGACGACCCAGCAGGATGTGCTCACGAGTCTGTGGCATAGGGCCATCAGTCGCAGCAACAACCAGGATAGCGCCATCCATCTGCGCAGCACCGGTGATCATGTTTTTAACATAGTCGGCGTGGCCTGGGCAGTCTACGTGTGCGTAGTGGCGAGTCGGGGTGTCATATTCAACGTGGGAAGTGTTGATGGTGATACCACGAGCTTTTTCTTCTGGTGCGTTATCGATCTGGTCGAATGCGCGAGCAGAACCGCCGTAGGTTTTAGCCAGTACGGAGGTGATTG containing:
- the nusG gene encoding transcription termination/antitermination protein NusG — encoded protein: MSEAPKKRWYVVQAFSGFEGRVATSLREHIKLQNMEELFGEVMVPTEEVVEIRGGQRRKSERKFFPGYVLVQMVMNDASWHLVRSVPRVMGFIGGTSDRPAPISDKEVDAIMNRLQQVGDKPRPKTMFEPGEMVRVSDGPFADFNGVVEDVDYEKSRLTVSVSIFGRATPVELDFAQVEKA
- the secE gene encoding preprotein translocase subunit SecE, translating into MSANTEAQGSGRGLETMKWVAVAVLLIAAIVGNYLYRDMMLPLRALAVVIIIAAAGGVALLTTKGKATVAFAREARTEVRKVIWPTRQETLHTTLIVAAVTAVMSLILWGLDGILVRLVSFITGLRF
- the rplK gene encoding 50S ribosomal protein L11 is translated as MAKKVQAYVKLQVAAGMANPSPPVGPALGQQGVNIMEFCKAFNAKTDSIEKGLPIPVVITVYADRSFTFITKTPPAAVLLKKAAGIKSGSGKPNKDKVGKVSRAQVLEIAQTKAADMTGADIEAMTRSIEGTARSMGLVVED
- the tuf gene encoding elongation factor Tu, whose product is MSKEKFERTKPHVNVGTIGHVDHGKTTLTAAITSVLAKTYGGSARAFDQIDNAPEEKARGITINTSHVEYDTPTRHYAHVDCPGHADYVKNMITGAAQMDGAILVVAATDGPMPQTREHILLGRQVGVPYIIVFLNKCDMVDDEELLELVEMEVRELLSQYDFPGDDTPIIRGSALKALEGDAEWEAKIIELAGFLDSYIPEPERAIDKPFLLPIEDVFSISGRGTVVTGRVERGIIKVGEEVEIVGIKETAKSTCTGVEMFRKLLDEGRAGENCGVLLRGIKREEIQRGQVLAKPGSIKPHTKFESEVYILSKDEGGRHTPFFKGYRPQFYFRTTDVTGTIELPEGVEMVMPGDNIKMVVTLIHPIAMDDGLRFAIREGGRTVGAGVVAKVMS